In Kiritimatiellia bacterium, a single genomic region encodes these proteins:
- a CDS encoding isoamylase early set domain-containing protein, with amino-acid sequence MKKAIRTSKAGSSSKRVTFEVSANPGSKVYLAGTFNNWDPQRHQMKDTRKNGKYSITLMLPKGEYEYKFVISGNWVVDPECQDWTRNSFGTLNSVRKVE; translated from the coding sequence ATGAAAAAAGCAATAAGAACAAGCAAAGCAGGCTCTTCGTCCAAACGCGTAACATTTGAAGTGTCGGCCAATCCCGGCAGCAAGGTTTACCTGGCGGGTACGTTCAACAACTGGGATCCCCAGCGGCACCAGATGAAAGATACGCGCAAAAACGGCAAATACAGCATCACGCTGATGCTTCCGAAAGGCGAATACGAATATAAGTTCGTGATCAGCGGCAACTGGGTCGTTGATCCGGAATGCCAGGATTGGACCCGTAATTCATTCGGCACACTCAACAGCGTGCGAAAAGTGGAATAG